A genomic segment from Montipora foliosa isolate CH-2021 unplaced genomic scaffold, ASM3666993v2 scaffold_54, whole genome shotgun sequence encodes:
- the LOC137990078 gene encoding transcription initiation factor IIE subunit beta-like, whose amino-acid sequence MDPSLLKDLKDFKARSIKQPTVESKKSKPAHSTSDQPKSKSKEPKRSYLPKELLQPKKPASPSIDYKTHTFRSKHKFAVLAAIVDFMKNRHLQRKFEALSVDEILDQINYTDISPSDKAWLANEALKGNSKLVHKEGKFSFKPKYYVKDKKQLLKLLERHEESGSGGILLDDIRESLPDADEVVKAAGRRITFITRPTDKKVVLFFKNDQHQLKVDEEFQKHWRGVSVDGIGENDIEKYLVNAGIATMQDSGVRKPQQAKQKRKPIRRFKKLNTHLDESTLKDYSQS is encoded by the coding sequence ATGGATCCTTCCTTACTCAAGGACTTAAAAGACTTCAAAGCCAGAAGTATAAAACAACCGACTGTCGAATCCAAAAAGTCGAAACCAGCACATAGCACGTCAGACCAACCGAAATCGAAATCAAAGGAACCAAAAAGGAGTTATCTTCCAAAAGAACTTTTACAGCCTAAAAAACCGGCCAGCCCTTCAATTGACTACAAGACACACACTTTTAGGAGCAAACATAAATTTGCTGTGCTCGCAGCTATTGTGGACTTCATGAAAAATCGACATCTTCAAAGGAAGTTTGAGGCTTTGAGTGTCGACGAAATCCTAGATCAAATTAACTACACGGACATCAGTCCAAGCGACAAGGCTTGGTTGGCAAATGAAGCGCTGAAAGGCAACTCGAAACTCGTCCACAAAGAAGGGAAGTTCTCTTTCAAGCCGAAATATTACGTCAAGGATAAGAAGCAATTGTTAAAGCTGCTCGAACGGCATGAAGAGTCAGGATCGGGTGGAATACTGCTCGATGATATTCGCGAAAGTCTCCCCGACGCTGATGAAGTTGTCAAAGCCGCAGGGCGCAGAATCACGTTTATTACTCGCCCAACAGACAAGAAAGTCGTcttgtttttcaaaaatgacCAGCATCAACTTAAAGTGGACGAAGAGTTTCAGAAACATTGGCGTGGAGTTTCCGTGGACGGCATTGGTGAGAACGACATTGAGAAGTACCTGGTCAATGCAGGAATCGCGACAATGCAGGATTCTGGGGTAAGAAAACCACAGCAGGCTAAGCAAAAGAGGAAGCCTATTCGACGATTCAAGAAATTAAACACGCATTTGGATGAGAGTacattgaaggattattctcagagttaa